Proteins encoded in a region of the Triticum dicoccoides isolate Atlit2015 ecotype Zavitan chromosome 3A, WEW_v2.0, whole genome shotgun sequence genome:
- the LOC119272996 gene encoding cytochrome P450 711A1-like, translating to MEMVSVVEEYALTLVAMAVGFLVVAYLYEPYWRVRHVPGPVLLPLIGHVHLLAEHGPDVFSMLAKKHGPVFRFHMGRQPLIVVADAELCKEAGIKKFKSISNRSMPSAIANSPIHQKGLFFSRGLRWTTMRNIIISLYQPSHLAGLIPTMESYIERAARNLDEGDEVVFSKLALTLFTDVIGHAAFGADFGLSGEPVSTDIDGKAGAGVKNGGTAVKVSEEFVKMHLHATTSLKMDLSGSLSIIVGNLVPFLQQPFRQVLKRIPGTADWKIDHVNHELSSQMDVIVADLMAAREREPASKQRKDLLSVVLGARERGGAAVQELLTPDYVSALTYEHLLVGSATTSFTLSSVVYLVAKHPEVEEKLLTEIDAFGPRGRVPTADDLKTRFPYLDQVVKESMRFYVVSPLVARETLERVEIGGYVLPKGTWVWLAPGVLAKDPINFPEPEQFRPERFDPAGNEEKCRHPYAFIPFGIGPRACIGEKFAIQEIKLAIIHLYSHYVFRHSKAMESPLEFQYGIVLNFKHGVKLQVIHRDKD from the exons ATGGAGATGGTCAGTGTCGTGGAGGAGTACGCGCTCACGCTGGTGGCCATGGCCGTCGGCTTCCTGGTGGTGGCATATCTCTACGAGCCCTACTGGAGAGTCCGGCATGTGCCAGGACCCGTGCTGCTGCCACTCATCGGCCACGTCCACCTGCTCGCCGAGCACGGCCCCGACGTTTTCTCCATGCTCGCCAAGAAGCATGGCCCGGTCTTCAG GTTCCACATGGGAAGGCAGCCGCTCATCGTGGTGGCAGATGCCGAGCTCTGCAAGGAAGCAGGCATCAAGAAGTTCAAGAGCATTTCTAACCGGAGCATGCCTTCGGCCATTGCAAACTCCCCCATACATCAGAAAGGCCTCTTCTTCTCCAG AGGTTTGAGGTGGACGACGATGCGTAACATCATCATCTCCCTCTACCAACCGTCTCACCTCGCCGGCCTCATCCCGACCATGGAGTCCTACATCGAGCGCGCGGCGAGGAATCTCGATGAAGGAGACGAGGTCGTCTTCTCAAAGCTGGCTTTGACCCTCTTCACCGACGTCATCGGGCACGCGGCCTTCGGCGCAGACTTTGGCCTGTCCGGAGAGCCGGTGTCGACAGACATTGATGGCAAGGCTGGCGCTGGCGTCAAGAACGGCGGAACGGCCGTGAAGGTGTCGGAGGAGTTCGTGAAAATGCACCTGCACGCGACCACGTCGCTCAAGATGGACCTGTCCGGGTCGCTGTCTATCATAGTGGGCAACCTCGTGCCGTTCCTGCAACAGCCGTTCCGGCAGGTGCTCAAGAGGATACCCGGCACGGCCGACTGGAAGATCGATCATGTGAACCACGAGCTCAGCAGCCAGATGGACGTCATCGTCGCCGACCTGATGGCGGCGAGGGAGCGCGAGCCGGCGTCGAAGCAGCGCAAGGACTTGTTGTCCGTGGTCCTCGGGGCGagggagcggggcggcgcggcagTGCAGGAGCTGCTCACTCCGGACTACGTGAGCGCGCTGACTTACGAGCACCTCCTCGTCGGGTCGGCGACAACGTCGTTCACGCTGTCCTCGGTGGTCTACCTCGTCGCCAAGCACCCGGAGGTAGAGGAGAAGCTGCTCACGGAGATAGACGCGTTCGGCCCCCGCGGTCGCGTGCCCACGGCCGATGATCTCAAGACCAGGTTCCCTTACCTCGATCAG GTGGTCAAGGAATCAATGAGGTTCTACGTGGTGTCGCCATTGGTGGCCCGAGAAACATTGGAGAGAGTGGAGATTGGTGGCTATGTCCTTCCCAAG GGCACATGGGTGTGGTTGGCACCTGGTGTACTTGCAAAGGACCCCATTAACTTTCCGGAGCCAGAGCAATTCAGGCCAGAGCGGTTTGACCCTGCTGGCAATGAGGAGAAGTGTCGGCATCCTTACGCCTTCATCCCCTTCGGCATTGGTCCAAGGGCCTGCATCGGGGAGAAGTTTGCGATCCAAGAGATCAAGCTCGCCATCATTCATTTGTATAGCCACTACGTGTTTCGTCACTCAAAAGCCATGGAGTCACCGCTAGAGTTTCAGTATGGGATCGTGCTCAACTTCAAACATGGGGTCAAGCTTCAGGTCATCCACAGGGACAAGGATTAA